In a genomic window of Quercus lobata isolate SW786 chromosome 4, ValleyOak3.0 Primary Assembly, whole genome shotgun sequence:
- the LOC115987514 gene encoding exopolygalacturonase-like, translating into MGKNFSIATVSLLLLLTSTNAGQVFDVKSYGAQTNGDITQALTQAWKAACAVAGSKVVISTGTYKLGLVTLLGPCKGAIEFNLQGTLQAPSDIESFKGKDGWVVFERIDSLTVSGGGVFDGQGQMAWQKNNCAKKYNCDILPINIRFNFITNSIVQDITSKDSKFFHINLLECKNLQFQHVTITAPGDSPNTDGIHIGRSSQINITDANIGTGDDCISIGDGTQDITIKQVTCGPGHGISIGSLGRYENEQPVSGIRVIGATLSNTKNGVRIKTWPASPSGTASGIHFENVIMDNVGNPILIDQNYCPNNQCSNESPSNVKINNVSFKNITGTSSTLEAVKLVCSKSVPCQQVVVADIDLAYKGSGSATSTCVNVRPVVSGKQNPSTCTKKI; encoded by the exons ATGGGAAAGAATTTTAGCATTGCAACAGTTTCCTTGTTATTGCTGTTGACATCCACCAATGCTGGGCAGGTCTTTGACGTTAAATCATATGGAGCACAGACTAATGGCGATATCACTCAG GCTTTGACACAAGCTTGGAAAGCTGCATGTGCAGTAGCAGGaagtaaagttgtgatttcaaCGGGAACTTACAAACTAGGTTTAGTGACTTTGTTGGGTCCATGCAAAGGTGCTATTGAGTTTAACCTTCAGGGCACCCTACAAGCCCCATCAGACATTGAATCCTTCAAAGGGAAAGATGGTTGGGTCGTTTTTGAAAGGATTGACAGTCTTACTGTGTCAGGCGGTGGAGTTTTTGATGGCCAAGGACAAATGGcatggcaaaaaaataactgTGCGAAAAAGTACAATTGTGACATACTTCCTATT AATATAAGGTTCAACTTCATCACTAATTCAATAGTCCAAGACATTACATCGAAGGACAGCAAATTTTTCCATATCAACCTTCTGGAATGCAAGAACTTGCAATTCCAACATGTTACCATAACTGCACCTGGAGATAGCCCCAACACTGATGGAATCCACATAGGACGGTCATCTCAGATCAACATTACCGATGCCAATATTGGAACAGGTGATGATTGCATCTCCATTGGAGATGGAACCCAAGATATTACTATTAAACAAGTAACTTGTGGACCTGGCCATGGCATCAGTATTGGAAGTCTTGGAAGGTACGAAAACGAACAACCTGTTTCAGGAATCAGAGTTATTGGTGCCACTCTTAGCAATACAAAAAATGGTGTTAGAATCAAAACATGGCCTGCTTCCCCTTCTGGGACTGCTTCTGGTATACATTTCGAGAATGTTATCATGGACAATGTTGGCAATCCTATCCTCATTGATCAAAACTACTGCCCAAACAATCAATGCTCAAATGAG tCTCCCTCTAATGTTAAGATCAACAATGTTAGCTTCAAGAACATTACAGGAACCTCTTCAACATTGGAAGCTGTGAAGCTTGTTTGCAGTAAGAGTGTACCATGCCAACAAGTGGTGGTTGCTGACATTGATCTCGCATACAAGGGAAGTGGATCTGCTACTTCCACTTGTGTTAACGTCCGTCCTGTGGTTTCAGGCAAGCAGAACCCTTCTACttgtaccaaaaaaatttaa
- the LOC115983946 gene encoding succinate-semialdehyde dehydrogenase, mitochondrial-like isoform X1 codes for MSTLMSATHTFTKLLSPSSHSFSLRPSTSLLTGHQMSTEAENVIARLNNSGLLRSQGLIAGKWVDPMTEKLSSWEARTWPQRSCTGVRCNATR; via the exons ATGAGCACGTTGATGAGTGCAACGCACACATTCACCAAGCTTTTATCGCCTTCTTCGCATTCCTTTTCTCTTCGACCCTCTACTTCTCTCCTCACTGGCCACCAG ATGAGTACGGAGGCTGAGAATGTTATTGCTCGGCTCAACAATTCGGGTTTGTTACGAAGCCAAGGCCTCATTGCTGGGAAATGGGTTGATCCCATGACAGAAAAACTATCAAG CTGGGAAGCACGGACGTGGCCCCAGAGGAGTTGCACCGGTGTCCGATGCAACGCGACACGGTGA
- the LOC115983946 gene encoding succinate-semialdehyde dehydrogenase, mitochondrial-like isoform X2: MSTLMSATHTFTKLLSPSSHSFSLRPSTSLLTGHQMSTEAENVIARLNNSGLLRSQGLIAGKWVDPMTEKLSRFAIQQLVKL; this comes from the exons ATGAGCACGTTGATGAGTGCAACGCACACATTCACCAAGCTTTTATCGCCTTCTTCGCATTCCTTTTCTCTTCGACCCTCTACTTCTCTCCTCACTGGCCACCAG ATGAGTACGGAGGCTGAGAATGTTATTGCTCGGCTCAACAATTCGGGTTTGTTACGAAGCCAAGGCCTCATTGCTGGGAAATGGGTTGATCCCATGACAGAAAAACTATCAAG GTTTGCAATCCAGCAACTGGTGAAGTTATAG